In one Novosphingopyxis iocasae genomic region, the following are encoded:
- a CDS encoding acyl-CoA thioesterase gives MTLTTTTPGCPPMADREHTGGDVIRLIDTIFPSDANHHGTLFGGVALAHMDKVAFLAASRHGRAPFVTASSEKIDFAAPARIGELIEASARVVRVGTSSLGVTVELVAEDPISAERRLCTRGHFTLVAMKGEDSRLPLPPLPEDPAPVDEGTLRMVDIVFPQQTSHYGTLYGGDALKMMGKAAFVAATRRARASIVMASSDRIDFASQIRSGEMVELAARPLEVGRSSILIGVDLLAENLLTGERRHAATSRFTMVAVDREGRPQPIEGAKV, from the coding sequence ATGACCCTTACCACCACAACGCCCGGCTGTCCGCCGATGGCCGATCGCGAACACACCGGCGGCGACGTCATCCGCTTGATCGACACCATCTTTCCGTCCGATGCCAACCATCACGGCACGCTGTTCGGCGGCGTGGCACTGGCGCATATGGACAAGGTCGCGTTCCTCGCCGCCTCGCGTCACGGGCGGGCCCCTTTCGTCACCGCGTCGTCGGAAAAGATCGATTTCGCCGCTCCCGCGCGGATCGGCGAACTGATCGAAGCGAGCGCCCGGGTGGTTCGCGTCGGGACAAGCTCGCTCGGCGTAACGGTCGAGCTGGTGGCCGAAGATCCGATCTCGGCCGAGCGGCGGCTGTGCACGCGCGGGCATTTCACGCTGGTGGCGATGAAAGGCGAGGATAGCAGGCTCCCCCTGCCGCCGTTGCCCGAGGACCCAGCCCCGGTCGACGAGGGGACGCTGCGAATGGTCGACATCGTCTTCCCGCAGCAGACCAGCCATTACGGCACGCTCTATGGCGGCGATGCGCTCAAGATGATGGGCAAGGCGGCCTTCGTCGCCGCGACGCGCCGTGCGCGGGCCAGCATCGTCATGGCATCGTCGGACCGGATCGATTTCGCGTCGCAAATCCGGTCCGGCGAGATGGTAGAGCTGGCGGCGCGTCCCCTTGAGGTCGGCCGCAGTTCCATTCTGATCGGGGTCGATCTGCTCGCCGAGAACCTGCTTACGGGCGAGCGCCGCCACGCCGCCACGTCTCGCTTCACCATGGTCGCGGTGGACCGGGAGGGCAGGCCGCAGCCGATCGAAGGGGCCAAGGTCTGA
- a CDS encoding TIGR01244 family sulfur transferase: MNIRQINSTVYAAPQIVPEDVAEAKAIGVKLIINNRPEGEEIGQPDGAEIEAAAKAAGLHYIAIPVTHAGFSTPQVDAMRAALDENEGGKTLAFCRSGTRSTLLWALAEAKDGKDPDDIAEAAAAAGYDVAPVRMLLDAFAKAN; the protein is encoded by the coding sequence ATGAACATTCGCCAGATCAATTCCACCGTCTACGCCGCGCCGCAGATCGTGCCGGAGGATGTGGCAGAGGCCAAGGCGATAGGCGTGAAGCTCATCATCAACAACCGCCCCGAGGGGGAGGAAATCGGCCAGCCGGACGGCGCGGAGATCGAAGCGGCGGCCAAGGCGGCGGGGCTCCATTACATCGCGATCCCCGTTACCCATGCTGGCTTCAGCACGCCGCAGGTCGATGCGATGCGCGCCGCGCTGGACGAGAATGAAGGCGGCAAGACGCTGGCCTTCTGCCGCAGCGGCACGCGTTCCACCCTCCTTTGGGCGCTTGCCGAGGCGAAGGACGGCAAGGACCCGGACGATATTGCAGAAGCCGCCGCCGCCGCGGGTTATGACGTCGCGCCCGTGCGCATGCTGCTGGACGCTTTCGCCAAGGCGAACTGA
- a CDS encoding DUF167 domain-containing protein, protein MARPKPSMPPKGDILALVDAEGGLEIRVSPGASADAIILPAEGGVLAVRTTAPPEDGKANRAVLKLLAKALGRSASTLELVRGTTSRNKLIRLL, encoded by the coding sequence ATGGCCCGCCCGAAACCCTCCATGCCGCCGAAGGGGGATATCCTCGCACTGGTCGACGCCGAGGGTGGATTGGAAATACGCGTCTCGCCCGGGGCTTCTGCCGACGCGATCATATTGCCTGCGGAAGGCGGCGTTTTGGCCGTGCGAACCACCGCGCCGCCCGAGGACGGCAAAGCCAATCGGGCCGTTCTGAAATTGCTCGCCAAAGCGCTCGGGCGCTCCGCTTCGACGCTGGAACTGGTCCGCGGCACGACGAGCCGGAACAAGCTGATCCGGTTGCTCTGA
- a CDS encoding methyl-accepting chemotaxis protein, whose protein sequence is MTLKKKLFACLAALAMATTFVSVLSLWQMNHGRVALQSILKDQVEPMSDLKIVGDKYAVDIVDASHKAHAGTISFAEAAQTVSAGAKAIDANWRRYKATKIEGEEALLAEEAEAEMRVADANVAELEQILRRGDREALDSFVENKLYQSIDPVSGTVGDLVTLQIANAEKTAAGASATALLSRNVTIGLVALALLVFVISLSIVSSKVIAPVRALADTIRGLAAQKGSAQVPHLDQQDEIGDIARSVETFRQAVVHAEQEKALAASHATETLGEGLSALASGDLTYQLEGDFPEAYEKLKTDFNETAEALRTTLSQLTLAATGINDGASDIRQASDDLSLRTEQQAASLEETAAALEQITGTVASTAAKSKSANSAVRTARDEAERSGETVRSAVEAMGSIERTSNEIVEIISVIDGIAFQTNLLALNAGVEAARAGDAGQGFAVVASEVRALAQRSAAAATDVKARITASSSQVENGVELVGETGKALETIIARIAEVDGLVSEIADAADQQSTGLRQINTAVGEMDGVTQQNAAMVEQATAAARSLAEEVQNMSQQIGRFRVQKNGANVRALPVAANKAQSQPQQQFQTRRPAAAAPQVVGNTALAVDEDDWSEF, encoded by the coding sequence ATGACTTTAAAGAAGAAGCTTTTCGCATGTCTTGCTGCGCTGGCGATGGCTACGACGTTCGTTTCGGTGCTGTCGCTTTGGCAGATGAACCACGGACGCGTGGCGCTTCAATCGATCCTCAAGGATCAGGTTGAACCGATGAGCGACCTGAAGATTGTGGGCGACAAATATGCGGTCGATATCGTCGATGCGTCGCACAAGGCCCACGCCGGCACGATCAGCTTTGCCGAAGCCGCCCAAACCGTAAGCGCTGGCGCCAAGGCGATCGATGCGAACTGGCGCCGATACAAGGCCACCAAGATCGAAGGGGAAGAAGCGCTTCTCGCAGAAGAGGCCGAAGCCGAAATGCGCGTGGCCGACGCAAATGTGGCGGAGCTCGAACAGATCTTGCGGCGCGGAGACAGGGAGGCGCTGGATTCCTTTGTTGAAAACAAATTGTATCAGAGCATCGATCCGGTGTCCGGCACGGTGGGCGATCTGGTTACGCTGCAGATCGCAAACGCAGAAAAGACAGCCGCTGGCGCGTCGGCGACGGCTCTGCTGAGCCGGAATGTGACGATCGGCCTGGTGGCGCTGGCGCTGCTCGTTTTCGTCATCTCGCTCTCGATCGTCTCCTCCAAGGTTATCGCTCCCGTTCGTGCGCTCGCCGATACGATCCGCGGACTGGCCGCGCAAAAGGGCAGCGCACAGGTTCCGCATCTCGATCAGCAGGACGAGATCGGCGATATCGCACGATCGGTGGAAACCTTCCGTCAAGCAGTGGTCCACGCAGAACAGGAGAAAGCTCTTGCCGCGTCACACGCCACCGAAACACTTGGCGAGGGGCTTTCCGCCTTGGCGAGCGGCGATCTGACCTATCAGCTGGAAGGCGACTTTCCCGAAGCCTATGAAAAGTTGAAGACCGACTTCAACGAAACGGCGGAAGCGCTGCGGACCACCTTGTCTCAATTGACGCTTGCAGCCACCGGCATCAATGACGGAGCCAGCGATATCCGTCAGGCGTCGGACGATCTTTCGCTGCGGACGGAGCAGCAGGCCGCATCGCTCGAAGAAACCGCCGCGGCGTTGGAGCAAATCACCGGCACCGTCGCGAGCACGGCGGCCAAATCGAAAAGCGCGAACAGCGCCGTGCGCACCGCGCGAGACGAAGCGGAACGCTCCGGCGAGACGGTGCGCAGTGCAGTGGAGGCGATGGGCAGCATCGAACGCACATCGAACGAGATCGTCGAAATCATCTCGGTGATCGACGGCATCGCGTTCCAGACCAATTTGCTGGCGCTCAATGCGGGCGTGGAAGCGGCGCGGGCGGGCGATGCCGGACAGGGCTTTGCGGTTGTCGCCTCGGAAGTGCGCGCGCTCGCCCAGCGGTCGGCCGCGGCCGCGACCGATGTGAAGGCGCGGATCACGGCGTCCTCGAGCCAGGTCGAAAACGGCGTGGAACTGGTCGGCGAGACCGGCAAGGCGCTCGAAACGATCATCGCGCGCATTGCCGAGGTCGACGGGCTCGTCTCCGAAATCGCGGATGCCGCCGATCAGCAGTCCACCGGTCTGCGGCAGATCAACACCGCCGTCGGCGAAATGGACGGCGTCACCCAGCAGAACGCGGCCATGGTGGAGCAGGCCACGGCGGCGGCACGCAGCCTTGCCGAAGAAGTGCAGAATATGTCGCAGCAGATCGGCCGCTTCCGGGTGCAGAAGAACGGTGCCAATGTGCGGGCCCTGCCGGTGGCGGCAAACAAGGCTCAGTCTCAGCCTCAGCAGCAGTTTCAGACGCGTCGTCCCGCCGCTGCCGCGCCGCAGGTCGTGGGCAACACCGCGCTGGCGGTCGATGAGGACGACTGGTCCGAATTCTAA
- a CDS encoding tryptophan halogenase family protein, whose amino-acid sequence MSVQTIVIVGGGTAGWMTAAALSKLVKPRGLSVTLVESEQIGTVGVGEATIPPFVDFNQLIGVDEAEMLAAAKGSFKLGIQFVNWGKIGDSYLHPFGNYGYEVDGVSFHNVWMRMRAAGDQRPLAYFSPETMAAQFGRFAKTDGDERGDLPPINYAYHLDAGLYARFLRQLAESRGVIRREGKVADVQLNGENGHVRSVTLEDGSVLEGDLFVDCSGFRGLLIEQVLETGYEDWTHWLPCDRAVAIPSSGGGKLPPYTKATAWKAGWQWQVPLQHRNGNGHVYCSAHMSDDEALSILTDNIEGEALAEPNFLRFTTGRRKKFWNRNVVALGLSAGFMEPLESTSIHLINTGISKLIALLSLDDISPMQEQAFNRLTAKEYARIRDFLILHYYATSRDDSDFWNYCRTMSVPDSLTEKIELFRLNGQIFREEDELFAQTSWIAVMMGQGIMPMGYSPMADALDDPGLPAEIDGIDQSIRYRVGQMPEHRAYVDAFCKNARAA is encoded by the coding sequence ATGAGCGTCCAGACAATCGTCATCGTCGGCGGCGGCACGGCGGGCTGGATGACCGCTGCGGCCTTGTCCAAGCTCGTGAAGCCGCGCGGGCTTTCGGTGACGCTGGTCGAATCGGAGCAGATCGGCACGGTGGGCGTGGGCGAGGCGACGATCCCCCCCTTCGTCGATTTCAACCAGCTGATCGGCGTGGACGAGGCCGAGATGCTGGCCGCCGCCAAGGGCAGCTTCAAACTGGGCATTCAGTTCGTAAACTGGGGCAAGATCGGCGACAGCTATCTGCACCCGTTCGGCAATTATGGCTATGAAGTCGACGGCGTTTCCTTCCACAATGTGTGGATGCGCATGCGCGCCGCCGGGGACCAGCGACCGCTGGCTTATTTCAGCCCGGAGACCATGGCCGCGCAGTTCGGTCGCTTCGCCAAGACCGACGGGGACGAGCGCGGCGATCTGCCGCCGATCAACTATGCCTATCATCTCGACGCCGGTCTTTACGCGCGCTTCCTGCGACAATTGGCGGAAAGTCGCGGCGTGATCCGGCGCGAGGGCAAGGTGGCGGATGTTCAGCTGAACGGCGAGAACGGCCATGTCCGCTCGGTCACGCTGGAAGACGGCAGCGTGCTGGAAGGCGATCTGTTCGTCGATTGCTCGGGCTTTCGCGGCCTACTGATCGAGCAGGTGTTGGAAACGGGTTATGAGGACTGGACTCACTGGCTGCCCTGCGATCGGGCTGTGGCGATCCCCTCCTCAGGCGGTGGAAAGCTGCCGCCTTATACCAAGGCGACCGCCTGGAAAGCGGGCTGGCAATGGCAGGTGCCGCTGCAGCACCGCAACGGCAACGGCCATGTCTATTGTTCGGCCCATATGTCGGACGACGAAGCGCTATCGATCCTGACCGACAATATCGAGGGCGAGGCGCTGGCCGAGCCCAATTTCCTGCGCTTCACCACCGGACGGCGGAAGAAATTCTGGAACCGGAATGTGGTGGCGCTGGGCCTCTCCGCCGGGTTCATGGAGCCGCTGGAATCGACCTCGATCCACCTGATCAACACCGGCATATCGAAGCTGATTGCGCTGCTCTCGCTCGACGACATCTCGCCGATGCAGGAGCAGGCGTTCAACCGGCTGACGGCCAAGGAATATGCGCGCATCCGCGATTTCCTCATTCTGCATTATTACGCCACCAGCCGCGACGACAGCGACTTCTGGAATTATTGCCGCACCATGAGCGTGCCGGACAGCCTGACCGAGAAGATCGAGCTGTTCCGCCTGAACGGCCAGATCTTCCGCGAGGAGGATGAACTGTTCGCCCAGACCAGCTGGATTGCGGTTATGATGGGGCAAGGCATCATGCCGATGGGCTACAGCCCGATGGCGGACGCGCTGGACGATCCGGGCCTGCCTGCCGAGATCGACGGTATCGATCAGTCGATCCGTTACCGGGTCGGCCAGATGCCCGAACACCGCGCTTATGTGGATGCCTTTTGCAAAAATGCGCGTGCGGCCTGA
- the recQ gene encoding DNA helicase RecQ, whose amino-acid sequence MTETAPRDPKDILHSIFGFSGFRGRQEEVVERIMRGDNTLAVMPTGAGKSLCYQVPAVARRGTCIVVSPLIALMHDQMRSADAVGIKAATLTSVDENQAETMRRFRAGDLDLLYVAPERATNPLFQDMLSATDLSLFAIDEAHCVSEWGHDFRPDYRLLRPMLDRFEHVPRLALTATADKATREDILVQLGIPQDGLILAGFDRPNIRYAISPKTNVTKQITEFVRETPGAGIVYCTSRAATEKLAEKLEATGRPTRAYHAGLPPAERAAAQAEFVASEDMVMCATIAFGMGIDKPDVRFVAHAGLPKSVEAYYQETGRAGRDGDPAAAHMFWGANDFATARQRLGEVEEARREGERTRLNALAALVETPGCRRAVLLRHFGEDPPAQCGNCDNCIDPPDTREVTELAQKLLSAVYRTGQSFGVGHIEAVLVGSQSEKVLERGHHALSVHGIVEGEETRLIKPLARHLQAFEALLPTEHGGLRLGPGAKRILKGQEEVRMVEPPERTRGGRGQGAAANPTGDPLFEALRAERKRIAAEQGIPPYVVFHDSVLREFAAQRPQSAVELGKISGVGAKKLIAFGDAFLDVIRQY is encoded by the coding sequence ATGACCGAAACCGCGCCGCGCGATCCCAAAGACATTCTCCATTCCATCTTCGGCTTTTCCGGCTTTCGCGGACGGCAGGAGGAGGTGGTCGAACGGATCATGCGCGGGGACAATACGCTCGCGGTGATGCCGACGGGCGCGGGCAAATCGCTTTGCTATCAAGTGCCAGCCGTGGCGCGCCGGGGCACCTGCATCGTCGTCTCCCCGCTCATCGCGCTGATGCACGATCAAATGCGCAGCGCGGACGCGGTCGGCATCAAGGCGGCAACGCTCACCTCGGTCGACGAAAACCAGGCCGAAACGATGCGGCGTTTCCGAGCGGGCGATCTCGATCTGCTCTATGTTGCGCCGGAACGCGCCACCAATCCGTTGTTCCAAGACATGCTGTCGGCCACCGATCTGTCGCTGTTCGCGATCGACGAGGCGCATTGCGTTTCCGAATGGGGCCATGATTTCCGCCCCGATTACCGCCTGCTGCGCCCGATGCTCGATCGGTTCGAGCATGTGCCCCGCCTCGCCCTCACCGCCACCGCAGACAAGGCAACGCGCGAGGACATTCTGGTCCAGCTCGGCATTCCGCAGGACGGCCTGATCCTGGCGGGATTCGATCGTCCCAATATCCGCTACGCGATCAGCCCCAAGACCAACGTCACGAAGCAGATCACCGAATTCGTGCGCGAGACGCCGGGCGCGGGCATTGTCTACTGCACCAGCCGCGCGGCGACCGAGAAGCTTGCCGAAAAACTGGAAGCGACGGGCCGTCCCACGCGCGCTTATCATGCCGGGCTGCCGCCTGCCGAACGCGCCGCGGCGCAGGCAGAATTCGTCGCGTCCGAAGATATGGTGATGTGCGCCACCATCGCTTTTGGCATGGGCATCGATAAGCCGGATGTGCGCTTCGTGGCCCATGCCGGCCTGCCCAAATCGGTGGAGGCCTATTATCAGGAAACCGGCCGTGCAGGCCGCGACGGCGATCCGGCGGCGGCGCACATGTTTTGGGGAGCGAACGATTTCGCCACCGCCCGCCAGCGCCTCGGCGAGGTCGAGGAAGCACGGCGCGAGGGAGAGCGGACCCGGCTCAACGCGCTCGCTGCCCTGGTGGAAACGCCCGGCTGCCGCCGCGCGGTGCTGCTGCGCCATTTCGGCGAGGACCCGCCTGCGCAATGCGGCAACTGTGACAACTGCATCGATCCGCCCGACACGCGGGAAGTGACGGAACTGGCGCAAAAGCTGCTCTCCGCCGTCTACCGGACCGGGCAGAGCTTCGGCGTCGGCCATATCGAGGCGGTGCTGGTGGGATCGCAGAGCGAAAAGGTGCTCGAACGCGGGCATCACGCCCTGTCGGTACACGGGATCGTAGAGGGTGAGGAGACGCGGCTGATCAAACCGTTGGCCCGTCATCTTCAGGCGTTCGAGGCGCTGCTGCCGACAGAGCATGGCGGCCTGCGCCTGGGCCCCGGAGCCAAGCGCATCCTGAAGGGGCAGGAAGAGGTCCGCATGGTCGAGCCGCCCGAACGCACGCGCGGCGGCCGTGGGCAGGGCGCCGCGGCGAACCCCACCGGCGATCCGCTGTTCGAGGCATTGCGGGCGGAGCGTAAGCGCATCGCCGCCGAACAGGGCATCCCCCCTTATGTGGTCTTCCACGATTCGGTGCTGCGGGAGTTCGCCGCGCAGCGCCCGCAATCGGCGGTCGAGCTGGGCAAGATCAGCGGTGTCGGCGCCAAGAAACTGATCGCGTTCGGCGATGCCTTTCTGGATGTGATCCGGCAGTACTGA
- a CDS encoding GMC family oxidoreductase — translation MQEFDVIVVGGGSAGSAVAGRLSEDPARSVCLIEAGGTNDDWRVKTPGMMPFLPDNTNWHYSTIPQKGLNGRMGHQPRGRGMGGSSAINAMLYIRGNSWDYDNWAAMGCTGWAYEDVLPYFKRSESNERGGNAFHGGDGPLSVSDQHSVNPGSKAFVESAARLQMPLNEDFNGARQAGFGIYQTTTKGGERWTASRAYIDPVRSRENLHVLTGALTEKLIVENGRVTGVRIQRGGETQTLRARGAVVLSAGAFGSPHILQLSGIGPAEHLRYHSIDVVLDKPSVGENLQDHIDYVASFETRSRDFIGDSLTGTLKMARAMVEHRLRRTGIMTTPYAEAGGFWSADSDAPAPQIQYHFVPAMLEDHGREKVKGHGFSCHACVLRPESKGSVRLKSNEPGDMPAIDPAFLEDDRDIALLRAGVRQMYRIFETTPLAEYQMRDRHPVDLDDDDALDEMLRDRSDTVYHPVGSCAMGPDDADVLTPRLKFRGLEGLYIADASVMPKIVSGNTNAPSIMIGERCADFLREDLRG, via the coding sequence ATGCAGGAATTTGATGTCATCGTGGTCGGCGGCGGATCGGCCGGAAGCGCCGTTGCGGGACGCCTCAGCGAAGACCCCGCGCGCAGCGTCTGCCTGATCGAGGCGGGCGGCACCAATGACGATTGGCGCGTGAAGACACCGGGCATGATGCCCTTCCTGCCCGACAACACCAATTGGCATTATTCGACGATCCCGCAAAAGGGCCTCAATGGCCGCATGGGCCATCAGCCGCGCGGACGCGGGATGGGCGGCTCCTCCGCGATCAACGCCATGCTCTATATCCGCGGCAATTCCTGGGATTATGACAATTGGGCCGCCATGGGCTGCACCGGCTGGGCCTATGAAGACGTGCTGCCCTATTTCAAACGCAGCGAATCGAACGAGCGCGGCGGCAATGCCTTCCATGGCGGCGACGGGCCGCTGTCGGTTTCCGATCAGCATTCGGTGAACCCTGGCAGCAAGGCGTTCGTGGAAAGCGCGGCCCGGCTTCAGATGCCGCTGAACGAGGATTTCAATGGCGCGCGCCAGGCCGGCTTCGGCATCTACCAGACCACTACCAAGGGCGGCGAACGCTGGACGGCCTCCCGCGCCTATATCGATCCGGTGCGTTCGCGCGAAAACCTCCACGTCCTGACCGGAGCGCTAACCGAAAAACTGATCGTGGAGAACGGCCGCGTTACCGGCGTGCGCATCCAGCGCGGCGGCGAGACGCAAACCTTGCGCGCGCGCGGCGCGGTCGTGCTGTCCGCAGGCGCGTTCGGCAGCCCGCATATTTTGCAGCTGTCGGGCATCGGACCCGCAGAGCACCTGCGCTATCACAGCATCGATGTGGTGCTCGACAAGCCGTCGGTGGGCGAAAATCTGCAGGACCATATCGATTATGTGGCAAGCTTCGAGACGCGCTCGCGCGATTTCATCGGCGATTCGCTGACAGGGACGCTGAAGATGGCCCGCGCCATGGTGGAGCATCGCCTGCGCCGCACCGGCATCATGACCACGCCCTATGCCGAGGCCGGCGGCTTCTGGTCCGCCGATTCGGATGCCCCTGCCCCGCAGATCCAATATCATTTCGTCCCGGCGATGCTGGAAGATCACGGGCGTGAAAAGGTGAAGGGCCACGGATTTTCCTGCCATGCCTGCGTGCTGCGGCCTGAGAGCAAAGGCTCGGTTCGCCTCAAATCGAACGAGCCGGGCGATATGCCCGCCATCGATCCCGCTTTCCTTGAGGACGATCGCGACATCGCATTGCTGCGCGCAGGCGTGCGGCAAATGTACCGCATTTTCGAGACCACGCCGCTGGCCGAATATCAGATGCGCGATCGCCATCCGGTCGATCTCGATGACGACGACGCGCTGGACGAAATGCTGCGCGACCGCTCCGATACCGTCTACCACCCCGTCGGCAGCTGCGCGATGGGGCCGGACGACGCCGATGTGCTGACCCCACGCCTGAAGTTTCGCGGCCTCGAAGGGCTCTACATCGCCGACGCGTCGGTGATGCCGAAGATCGTCAGCGGCAACACCAACGCCCCCTCGATCATGATCGGTGAGCGCTGCGCGGACTTCCTGCGCGAGGATCTGCGCGGCTGA
- a CDS encoding sterol desaturase family protein gives MSDLPDPVTLAIPGFILLMIAEIVIMRRRGSDAYETRDTATSLMLGFGSTLAGLLSAGLIYAMADAAHAFGADTLRLPQFGFAWWVWPLCFVADDFAYYLFHRSAHRVRWFWAAHVVHHSSQHYNLSTALRQTWTGFFALAFIFRLPLFLVFPPAMVFFCAGLNLVYQFWIHTEAVRRMPRWFEAVMNTPSHHRVHHGTNARYLDRNYAGVFIVWDRLLGTFEAERDDERIHYGLVHNLGSFNLLWAAFHEWAGIMRDIWHAPWRHKLGYLWREPGWSHDGSRETSATIRARWEDARAKKAVDQAPESR, from the coding sequence ATGAGCGATCTGCCCGATCCGGTCACCCTCGCCATTCCCGGCTTCATCCTGCTGATGATCGCCGAAATCGTGATCATGCGTCGGCGCGGCAGCGATGCCTATGAAACGCGCGATACCGCCACATCGCTGATGCTGGGCTTCGGCAGCACTCTCGCCGGTCTGCTGTCCGCCGGGCTGATTTATGCGATGGCGGACGCGGCCCACGCCTTCGGAGCCGATACGCTGCGCCTGCCGCAATTCGGCTTCGCCTGGTGGGTCTGGCCGCTCTGTTTCGTGGCTGACGATTTTGCCTATTATCTGTTCCACCGCTCCGCGCATCGCGTGCGCTGGTTCTGGGCGGCGCATGTCGTCCACCATTCCAGCCAGCACTATAATCTCTCGACAGCGCTCAGGCAGACCTGGACCGGCTTCTTCGCGCTGGCCTTCATCTTCCGCCTGCCACTGTTCCTGGTCTTCCCGCCTGCCATGGTCTTCTTCTGCGCGGGCCTGAACCTCGTCTATCAGTTCTGGATTCATACCGAGGCGGTGCGCCGGATGCCGCGCTGGTTCGAGGCGGTGATGAACACGCCGAGCCATCACCGCGTCCACCATGGCACCAATGCGCGCTATCTGGACCGCAATTATGCCGGCGTTTTCATTGTCTGGGACAGGCTGCTCGGTACGTTCGAGGCCGAGCGGGACGATGAACGCATCCATTACGGCCTCGTCCACAATCTCGGCAGCTTCAATCTGCTTTGGGCCGCATTTCACGAATGGGCCGGTATCATGCGCGACATCTGGCACGCGCCCTGGCGCCATAAGCTCGGCTATCTCTGGCGCGAACCCGGCTGGAGCCACGACGGCAGCCGCGAAACTAGCGCGACCATCCGCGCCCGCTGGGAGGATGCACGCGCGAAGAAGGCGGTCGACCAAGCGCCGGAGAGCCGGTAG